A genomic stretch from Desulfolutivibrio sulfodismutans DSM 3696 includes:
- a CDS encoding NAD(P)/FAD-dependent oxidoreductase — translation MSRHDVIILGAGASGLWCAARCAARGLSALVLDHAKKPAQKVRISGGGRCNLTNAHVAPSDYLGQNPHFVKSALARFTPADLLDAVHAAGLDTAEEDHGKIFCRQGAQAMAEFLVDKARTSGAEILAQTPILDVRQDDGAPSERFAVTTPTDPHTANCLVVATGGLSWPRLGASDLGYRIARRFGLPVVATRPGLAPLLAPPELTPFCHGLSGTALPVGISVSSAPREVHGDMLFTHKGLSGPAVLDASLYWRPGDALSIDLAPGRDLATLPDDSPRQDIKNALARVLPSRLATALCQRGGLSGTVAAIPRKRLLAFLDALHAFPFTPAGTEGYAKAEVTLGGVDTSRISSKTMQALAVPGLFFIGEALDVTGRLGGLNLHWAFASAQAAATAQPLA, via the coding sequence ATGAGCCGCCATGACGTGATCATCCTCGGGGCCGGGGCCTCGGGCCTGTGGTGCGCCGCCCGGTGCGCCGCCCGGGGGCTGTCCGCCCTGGTCCTGGACCATGCCAAAAAACCGGCCCAGAAGGTCCGCATCAGCGGCGGCGGCCGTTGCAACCTGACCAACGCCCACGTCGCGCCTTCCGACTACCTGGGACAAAACCCCCATTTCGTCAAATCCGCCCTGGCCCGCTTCACCCCGGCCGATCTCCTGGACGCCGTCCACGCCGCAGGCCTGGACACCGCCGAGGAAGACCACGGCAAGATCTTCTGCCGCCAGGGGGCCCAGGCCATGGCGGAATTTCTGGTGGACAAGGCCAGGACCAGCGGGGCCGAAATCCTGGCCCAGACTCCGATCCTCGACGTCCGCCAGGACGACGGCGCACCGTCCGAACGGTTCGCCGTGACCACGCCGACCGACCCGCACACCGCAAACTGCCTGGTGGTGGCTACGGGCGGGCTGTCCTGGCCGCGCCTGGGCGCATCGGATCTGGGATACCGCATCGCCCGGCGCTTCGGACTCCCCGTGGTTGCGACCCGGCCGGGGCTGGCGCCGCTGCTGGCCCCGCCCGAGCTCACCCCCTTCTGCCATGGCCTGTCCGGAACCGCCCTGCCCGTGGGCATCTCCGTTTCGTCCGCCCCACGCGAGGTCCACGGCGACATGCTCTTCACCCATAAGGGCCTCTCCGGCCCGGCCGTGCTCGACGCCTCCCTGTACTGGCGGCCGGGAGACGCCCTGTCCATCGACCTCGCCCCGGGGCGCGACCTGGCCACGCTGCCGGACGACTCGCCCCGCCAGGACATCAAAAACGCCCTGGCCCGTGTCCTGCCTTCCCGGCTGGCGACGGCCCTGTGCCAACGCGGGGGCCTGTCCGGAACCGTGGCCGCCATCCCCCGCAAACGGCTTCTGGCCTTCCTCGACGCCCTGCACGCCTTCCCCTTCACCCCTGCCGGGACCGAGGGCTACGCCAAGGCCGAGGTCACCCTCGGCGGCGTGGATACATCCCGCATCTCCTCCAAAACCATGCAGGCCCTGGCCGTGCCCGGGCTTTTTTTCATCGGCGAGGCCCTGGACGTCACCGGCCGCCTGGGCGGCCTGAATCTCCACTGGGCCTTCGCCTCGGCCCAGGCCGCCGCAACGGCGCAGCCCCTTGCCTGA
- a CDS encoding iron-containing alcohol dehydrogenase, whose protein sequence is MRFTFAGPGRIVFGPGVVSELPGIVAGFGERVLLVTGGHPGRVQAVVDGLGAAGLCVTAYAVTGEPTVAMAEAGARLARAEGCQVVVSVGGGSVMDAGKAVAALTTNPGDPYDYLEVVGRGLPLKHAPLPHVAAPTTAGTGAEATANAVLLSPEHQVKVSLRSPGMLPDVALADPELTYGLPPEITAATGLDALTQLLEAFVSGYKNPMTDALCRQGLHCAARSLERAFQNGSDAAAREDMSLAALLSGLALANAKLGAVHGLAAPLGGEFPAPHGFVCARLLPLVMAANVRALGARDPDSAALAAFAEAGRILTGESAGTDAPDAPDAPDVTDAAAGVRWVKGLCDRLGTPPLSEFGMTAAAVPGIAAKGLAASSMRGNPVQLSQGELEAILRAAL, encoded by the coding sequence ATGCGGTTCACGTTTGCGGGACCGGGTCGCATTGTGTTCGGCCCAGGCGTCGTTTCGGAGTTGCCGGGGATTGTGGCCGGATTCGGGGAGCGGGTCTTGCTGGTGACCGGCGGGCATCCCGGGCGGGTGCAGGCTGTCGTGGACGGCCTTGGCGCGGCGGGGCTTTGCGTGACGGCCTACGCCGTGACCGGCGAGCCCACGGTGGCCATGGCCGAGGCCGGAGCCCGACTGGCCCGGGCCGAAGGATGCCAGGTGGTGGTGTCGGTGGGCGGGGGCAGCGTCATGGATGCGGGCAAAGCCGTGGCGGCGCTGACGACCAATCCGGGCGATCCTTATGATTATTTGGAGGTGGTGGGTCGGGGGCTGCCCCTGAAGCATGCGCCCCTGCCGCATGTGGCCGCGCCCACCACGGCCGGGACCGGGGCCGAGGCCACAGCCAACGCCGTGCTGCTGTCGCCGGAGCACCAGGTGAAGGTGAGCCTGCGCTCGCCGGGGATGTTGCCCGACGTGGCCCTGGCGGACCCGGAACTGACCTACGGGTTGCCTCCGGAGATCACGGCGGCCACGGGGCTTGACGCCCTGACCCAGCTTTTGGAGGCCTTCGTCTCGGGATACAAAAATCCCATGACCGACGCCCTGTGCCGCCAGGGGCTTCACTGCGCCGCGCGGTCCCTGGAACGGGCCTTTCAAAACGGCTCGGACGCGGCGGCCCGGGAGGACATGTCCCTGGCGGCGCTTCTCAGCGGCCTGGCCCTGGCCAACGCCAAGCTCGGGGCGGTGCACGGCCTGGCCGCACCCCTTGGCGGGGAATTCCCCGCGCCGCACGGCTTTGTGTGCGCCCGGCTTTTGCCCCTGGTCATGGCGGCCAACGTGCGGGCGCTTGGCGCGCGCGATCCGGATTCGGCGGCCCTGGCGGCCTTTGCCGAGGCCGGTCGCATCCTGACTGGGGAGTCCGCCGGGACGGACGCGCCAGACGCGCCAGACGCGCCAGACGTGACAGACGCGGCCGCCGGGGTGCGCTGGGTGAAGGGGCTGTGCGACAGGCTGGGCACGCCGCCCCTGTCGGAGTTCGGCATGACGGCTGCCGCCGTGCCGGGCATTGCGGCCAAGGGGCTTGCGGCCAGCAGCATGCGGGGCAATCCCGTGCAGCTTTCGCAGGGGGAACTTGAGGCGATTTTGCGGGCGGCGTTGTAG
- a CDS encoding vWA domain-containing protein, whose product MTPDEKMARARAELVMDHPFFGSLALRLHMAPDPACTGMWTDGRTLGYRPALVEAMAVDTAVGLLAHEVLHIVCSHHLRRLGRDEALWNRACDYAVNGILKNAGFVLPSGALLDPAYADRSVDDIFAALLRQKEEKRRGGGLGDGGREETTAETAPGGDGRSNDAGQAVDNPEATAEKPQAAPPDMDLDAAAGKKAPASGDTESPDAPGTPDPALLGEVRDHPRTDGAPSPRDREDWERELRVSLAQALSQAGQAGQAGGMGDLPAGLVRLVEEVIRPRLDWRHLLRRFIEQNAVSDYSWLPPNRRYVHLGLILPSLKNQELPEIVLAIDSSGSISRDALSLFCAELSAILADFDTRITVLFCDAEVRQAIRFTRLDLPLRLDPEGGGGTDFRPAFAKVAELGLRPACLIYLTDLECDRFPARPDYPVLWAAYGPGGAGTADAPPFGEVVWIGG is encoded by the coding sequence GTGACCCCGGATGAAAAAATGGCCCGGGCCCGGGCCGAACTGGTCATGGACCATCCCTTCTTCGGCTCCCTGGCGCTTCGGCTGCACATGGCCCCGGACCCGGCCTGCACGGGCATGTGGACCGACGGCCGCACCCTGGGCTACCGCCCGGCGTTGGTCGAGGCCATGGCCGTGGACACGGCCGTGGGGCTTTTGGCCCACGAGGTCTTGCACATCGTCTGCTCCCACCACCTGCGCCGCCTGGGTCGCGACGAGGCCCTATGGAACCGGGCTTGCGACTATGCGGTAAACGGCATCCTGAAAAACGCCGGGTTCGTCCTGCCCTCGGGGGCGCTTCTCGATCCCGCCTACGCCGACCGCAGCGTGGACGACATCTTCGCCGCCCTGCTGCGCCAAAAAGAGGAAAAACGCCGGGGCGGGGGTCTTGGCGACGGCGGCCGGGAGGAAACGACGGCCGAAACCGCGCCGGGCGGCGACGGCCGAAGCAACGACGCCGGGCAGGCCGTGGACAACCCCGAGGCCACGGCGGAAAAACCCCAGGCCGCGCCGCCGGACATGGATCTGGACGCCGCGGCGGGGAAAAAGGCCCCGGCCTCGGGCGACACCGAATCCCCGGACGCTCCCGGCACTCCGGACCCGGCGCTTTTGGGCGAGGTGCGCGACCATCCCCGGACGGACGGCGCGCCCTCCCCGCGCGACCGGGAGGACTGGGAGCGCGAACTGCGGGTGTCCCTGGCCCAGGCCCTCAGTCAGGCCGGACAGGCCGGGCAGGCCGGGGGCATGGGCGATCTGCCTGCCGGACTCGTCCGCCTCGTGGAGGAGGTCATCCGCCCCCGCCTCGACTGGAGGCATCTGCTGCGCCGCTTCATCGAACAAAATGCGGTCAGCGACTATTCCTGGCTGCCGCCCAACCGGCGCTATGTCCATCTGGGACTGATCCTGCCCTCGCTCAAAAACCAGGAGCTTCCCGAGATCGTTTTGGCCATCGACAGCTCGGGATCGATTTCCCGGGACGCGCTGTCGCTGTTTTGCGCCGAGCTGTCAGCCATCCTGGCCGACTTCGACACCCGGATCACCGTGCTTTTCTGCGACGCCGAGGTGCGCCAGGCCATACGCTTCACCCGGCTCGACCTACCCCTGCGCCTCGACCCTGAAGGCGGCGGCGGCACGGATTTCCGCCCGGCCTTCGCCAAAGTGGCGGAACTGGGCCTGCGCCCGGCCTGCCTCATCTATCTGACGGACCTGGAATGCGACCGGTTTCCGGCCCGGCCGGACTATCCGGTCCTGTGGGCCGCCTACGGCCCGGGCGGCGCCGGGACGGCGGACGCGCCGCCGTTCGGCGAGGTGGTGTGGATAGGGGGCTGA
- a CDS encoding ATP-binding protein, producing the protein MIPSHIATALLSLIPIGRPVFLWGPPGVGKSQVVAQAAAALGRELTDIRAVLLDPVDLRGLPAIGDDGRCHWRPPAFLPTRGQGVLFLDELNAAPPLVQAACYQLILDRRLGEYALPDGWSVVAAGNREQDRAVTHRMPTALANRMVHLDFETCLEDWLAWAKKAALRPEVTAFVRFRPALLHDFDPARAERAFPSPRTWQFVSDILCAAPPAEVEYDLLRGTVGEGAAAEFTGFLRVWRELPDTDAVLGAPHSAPVPSDPAAVYAICEALARKAARDTMPALAGYAARLPVEFGVLLMRDALRQDKTMAHTEAFAAWARDNAHVLV; encoded by the coding sequence GTGATCCCTTCCCATATCGCCACCGCCCTTTTGTCGCTTATCCCCATCGGCCGCCCGGTGTTTTTGTGGGGACCGCCCGGGGTGGGCAAAAGCCAGGTGGTGGCCCAGGCGGCCGCCGCCCTGGGCCGCGAACTGACGGATATCCGGGCCGTGCTGCTGGACCCCGTGGACCTGCGCGGCCTACCCGCCATCGGCGACGACGGCCGCTGCCACTGGCGACCGCCCGCATTTTTGCCCACACGCGGCCAGGGCGTGCTCTTCCTCGACGAGCTCAACGCCGCCCCGCCCCTGGTTCAGGCCGCCTGCTACCAGCTCATCCTGGACCGCCGCCTGGGGGAATACGCCCTGCCGGACGGCTGGAGCGTGGTGGCCGCCGGGAACCGCGAGCAGGACCGGGCCGTGACCCACCGCATGCCCACGGCCCTGGCCAACCGCATGGTGCATCTGGATTTCGAAACCTGCCTGGAGGACTGGCTGGCCTGGGCCAAAAAGGCCGCCCTGCGACCCGAGGTCACGGCCTTTGTGCGCTTTCGGCCAGCCCTTCTGCACGACTTCGACCCGGCCCGGGCCGAGCGGGCCTTTCCCTCGCCGCGCACCTGGCAGTTCGTCTCGGACATCCTTTGCGCCGCGCCCCCGGCCGAGGTGGAATACGATCTTTTGCGCGGCACGGTGGGCGAGGGCGCGGCCGCCGAATTCACCGGCTTTTTGCGGGTGTGGCGGGAGCTGCCGGACACGGATGCGGTCCTTGGCGCGCCGCATTCGGCCCCCGTTCCCTCGGACCCGGCCGCCGTCTACGCCATCTGCGAGGCCCTGGCCCGCAAGGCCGCCCGGGACACCATGCCCGCCCTGGCCGGATACGCCGCCAGGCTGCCCGTGGAGTTCGGCGTGCTGCTCATGCGCGACGCCCTGCGCCAGGACAAAACCATGGCCCACACCGAGGCCTTCGCCGCCTGGGCCCGGGACAACGCCCACGTGCTGGTCTGA
- the purU gene encoding formyltetrahydrofolate deformylase, with protein MSHIARLLITCPDRPGIVSAVTTFLYTHGANIIDLDQHSTDPEGGTFFLRLEFHAPVLDMSRTALETAFGEVVGERFGMDWRLSYADDVKTVAVLASRQDHCLMELLWRYSRKELPCRIAAVISNHPDVQKSVESFGAPFFHVPVTDGDMEKAEATMLEIVRDADLVVLARYMRVLSGNFVSAFPDRIINIHHSFLPAFVGADPYRQAHDKGVKLIGATAHYVTAELDAGPIIEQDTARVNHRFGVADLKTTGSDLERTVLARAVTWHLQDRVIVHGNKTVVFR; from the coding sequence ATGTCCCATATCGCCAGACTGCTCATCACCTGTCCGGATCGCCCGGGCATCGTGTCCGCCGTGACCACGTTCTTGTATACCCACGGGGCCAACATCATCGACCTGGACCAGCACTCCACGGACCCCGAGGGCGGCACGTTCTTCCTGCGCCTGGAGTTCCATGCGCCGGTCCTGGACATGTCCCGGACGGCGCTTGAGACGGCCTTCGGCGAGGTGGTGGGGGAGCGATTCGGCATGGACTGGCGGCTGAGCTATGCCGACGATGTGAAAACCGTGGCGGTCCTGGCCTCGCGCCAGGACCACTGCCTGATGGAGTTGTTGTGGCGCTACAGCCGCAAGGAACTGCCCTGCCGCATTGCAGCGGTGATCAGCAACCACCCTGATGTGCAAAAAAGCGTGGAGTCGTTCGGGGCGCCCTTTTTCCATGTGCCCGTGACGGACGGGGACATGGAAAAGGCCGAGGCGACCATGCTGGAGATCGTTCGGGACGCGGATCTGGTGGTGCTGGCCCGGTACATGCGGGTGCTGTCCGGGAATTTCGTGTCCGCGTTCCCCGACCGGATCATCAACATCCACCATTCGTTTCTGCCCGCGTTCGTGGGCGCGGACCCCTACCGCCAGGCCCACGACAAGGGCGTCAAGCTCATCGGGGCCACGGCCCATTACGTGACCGCAGAGCTCGACGCCGGACCCATCATCGAGCAGGACACGGCCCGGGTGAACCACCGCTTCGGGGTGGCGGACCTCAAGACCACCGGCAGCGACCTGGAGCGCACGGTCCTGGCCCGGGCCGTGACCTGGCACCTGCAGGACCGGGTCATCGTCCACGGCAACAAGACCGTGGTCTTCCGCTAG
- a CDS encoding CopG family transcriptional regulator: protein MGQITFYLDEATEARLRVAVKQSGGSVSAWIAALVRDKTATQWPPGVAALAGAWPDFPEAPDVRREQGADTPRESW, encoded by the coding sequence ATGGGACAGATCACCTTCTACCTCGACGAGGCCACCGAGGCCAGGCTGCGGGTCGCCGTCAAGCAGTCCGGCGGCTCGGTCAGCGCCTGGATCGCCGCGTTGGTCCGGGACAAGACCGCCACCCAGTGGCCACCGGGCGTGGCCGCCCTGGCCGGGGCCTGGCCGGACTTCCCCGAGGCCCCGGATGTGCGCCGGGAGCAAGGGGCGGATACCCCCAGGGAATCGTGGTGA
- a CDS encoding type II toxin-antitoxin system VapC family toxin produces the protein MFVLDTNTVIHFFKGAGNVATRLLATPPSQVGVPAVVAYELETGLAKCGYPVRRVQELGLFLSAVSLLPFGVDEARAAAGARARLEAQGTPIGPMDILIAGTALARGAILVTRNVREFSRVSGLVVENWY, from the coding sequence ATGTTCGTCCTGGACACCAACACGGTCATCCATTTTTTCAAAGGCGCGGGAAACGTGGCAACCCGGCTTTTGGCCACGCCGCCGTCCCAGGTGGGCGTGCCCGCCGTGGTGGCCTACGAACTGGAGACGGGGTTGGCCAAATGCGGGTATCCCGTCCGCCGCGTCCAGGAGTTGGGCCTTTTTTTGTCCGCCGTGTCGCTTCTTCCCTTCGGGGTTGACGAGGCCCGGGCAGCAGCCGGGGCGCGTGCCCGCCTGGAGGCCCAGGGAACGCCCATCGGCCCCATGGACATCCTGATCGCCGGGACGGCCCTGGCGCGCGGCGCGATCCTGGTGACCCGGAACGTGCGGGAGTTCTCCCGGGTTTCGGGCCTTGTCGTGGAAAACTGGTATTGA
- a CDS encoding outer membrane homotrimeric porin produces MRDVSRIVCLLAAWLVVTAVPAWCLEVRMAGDGRIYGNFFLHHNYTGWNADGTQTEDPVNFYQRFRLRTDFVTHENLSFRLGFRVDDENWGHGTFTVDAPEVSIEVYLAYLQFKWPDTDIQVTAGYQPVSMPATEAFYDSLIMANDDGDQSTSALVLTAPVFGDVASLNAGFTRFIDTNGAFDTDTTQVADEFDAFFLTAPITLDALTFTPWGMAGIMGKGSDLGDMDTGLRSAGSYLPPDSREYNQTAYWWAGTTLEVKAFDPVKISMDFAYGSSANALQSSRRRGWFADAAIEYTGLSFMTPGIYGWAASGENASLSDGSERIPVVMPKWGPATSFLFDCDQALSDAAMETDATGTMGFALALKDISVIEDLTSRLTFAMVFGANSAAGIRRALAVTGGNGGYMTMGQTLAVGEQLVGVNFDHYYDLYENLTLTLETGYAQGIGFQSNIWGHRFAAAASPAWKCGLGMTYTF; encoded by the coding sequence ATGCGTGACGTATCGAGAATCGTTTGTTTGCTGGCGGCATGGCTTGTCGTAACGGCGGTTCCGGCTTGGTGCCTTGAGGTGCGCATGGCCGGGGACGGGCGTATTTACGGCAATTTCTTTTTGCATCACAATTATACCGGCTGGAACGCCGACGGAACGCAGACCGAAGACCCGGTGAACTTCTACCAGCGGTTCCGGTTGCGCACGGATTTCGTGACCCACGAAAACCTGTCGTTCCGCCTGGGATTCCGGGTGGACGACGAGAACTGGGGCCACGGCACCTTCACCGTCGACGCCCCGGAGGTCTCCATCGAGGTCTATCTGGCCTACCTGCAGTTCAAATGGCCGGATACGGACATCCAGGTCACCGCCGGATATCAGCCCGTGTCCATGCCCGCCACCGAGGCCTTCTACGATTCCCTGATCATGGCCAACGACGACGGCGACCAGTCCACCTCGGCCCTGGTCCTGACCGCGCCCGTCTTTGGCGACGTGGCCTCGCTCAACGCCGGGTTCACCCGGTTCATCGACACCAACGGGGCCTTCGACACGGACACCACCCAGGTGGCCGACGAGTTCGACGCCTTTTTCCTCACCGCCCCCATCACCCTCGATGCCCTGACGTTCACCCCCTGGGGCATGGCGGGCATTATGGGCAAGGGCTCGGACCTGGGCGACATGGACACCGGCCTGCGTTCGGCCGGGAGCTACCTGCCGCCGGACAGCCGGGAATACAACCAGACCGCCTATTGGTGGGCGGGAACCACGCTTGAGGTCAAGGCCTTCGACCCGGTCAAGATCTCCATGGACTTCGCCTACGGCTCCTCGGCAAACGCCCTGCAATCCTCCCGGCGGCGGGGCTGGTTCGCGGATGCGGCCATCGAATACACGGGGCTGTCGTTTATGACCCCCGGCATCTACGGCTGGGCGGCCAGCGGCGAGAACGCCAGCCTGTCCGACGGCAGCGAGCGCATCCCGGTGGTCATGCCCAAGTGGGGCCCGGCCACCTCGTTTCTTTTTGATTGCGACCAGGCCCTGTCCGACGCCGCCATGGAAACGGACGCCACGGGCACCATGGGCTTCGCCCTGGCCTTAAAGGACATCTCCGTCATCGAGGATCTGACCAGTCGCCTGACCTTCGCCATGGTGTTTGGCGCAAACAGCGCGGCGGGCATCCGGCGCGCCCTGGCGGTCACCGGCGGCAACGGCGGCTACATGACCATGGGCCAGACCCTGGCCGTGGGCGAGCAGCTCGTGGGCGTCAACTTCGATCACTATTACGATCTCTACGAAAACCTCACCCTGACCCTGGAGACGGGTTACGCCCAGGGCATCGGCTTCCAGAGCAACATCTGGGGGCATCGCTTCGCCGCAGCCGCCTCCCCGGCCTGGAAATGCGGCCTGGGCATGACGTATACGTTTTAG
- a CDS encoding HdeA/HdeB family chaperone, protein MKKIVGLCAVIGLLFAFSTTAMAKGKNQGNIEFGELSCQEFLQGVAKGDEASVGMILMWLDGYLSGVSGDTELNWEGFESFSTALAETCAKSPKKKVLDVAKAVGIE, encoded by the coding sequence ATGAAAAAAATCGTAGGGCTTTGCGCGGTCATCGGATTGCTTTTCGCTTTTTCCACCACGGCCATGGCCAAAGGGAAAAACCAGGGGAACATCGAATTCGGCGAACTCAGCTGCCAGGAGTTCCTGCAGGGCGTGGCCAAGGGCGATGAGGCCAGTGTCGGCATGATCCTGATGTGGCTCGACGGCTATTTAAGCGGCGTGTCCGGCGACACGGAACTCAACTGGGAAGGCTTCGAGTCCTTCTCCACCGCCCTGGCCGAAACCTGCGCCAAGAGCCCGAAAAAGAAGGTTCTGGATGTGGCCAAGGCCGTGGGTATCGAATAG
- a CDS encoding DVU0772 family protein, translating to MDENACRQWLNEVNWDMIHEDAVTMYLEWGNNNFKDTLRPPVTSSKEYSIYFVVDTWGEPKVVLNKMNNYGSTSLCEKKLPPDMAARYMKEIGGLRGIHELSAEVKAWVIKEMGMEQA from the coding sequence ATGGACGAGAACGCCTGCCGTCAGTGGCTCAACGAAGTCAACTGGGATATGATTCATGAGGATGCCGTGACCATGTATCTGGAGTGGGGCAACAACAACTTCAAGGACACCCTGCGGCCCCCGGTGACCAGCAGCAAGGAATATTCCATCTATTTCGTGGTGGACACCTGGGGCGAGCCCAAGGTGGTGTTGAACAAGATGAACAATTACGGCAGCACGTCGTTGTGTGAAAAAAAACTGCCCCCGGACATGGCGGCCCGGTACATGAAAGAGATCGGGGGACTTCGCGGCATCCATGAGCTTTCCGCCGAGGTCAAGGCCTGGGTCATAAAGGAAATGGGCATGGAACAGGCCTAG
- a CDS encoding HlyD family type I secretion periplasmic adaptor subunit, with protein MKGKPGKISREAMEFQPDAVAVEAGRLPWQARFAVYVILAALACGGAWAWLSKVDRVVTARGMLATLAPAIVVQPLETSIIRTLAVRPGDVVKKGQLLATLDPTFASADLGQLTGRKRFLAAWIERLLAELEDRPTADLDKDAADPDQRAQMALFLKRKEEYRASVDAKDQEIASYEEMLTANVNEQERLKGQFALTAEIESMYRKLWEGDQTSRLEYINALREKLRVEDLYASAAEKNSQIRERLAQARAERLSFIGGWRTQTATKIVEAQQELTEVEHTLAKAARRTELVEMTAVSDAVVKDMARVSEGSVVREAETLFTLIPIDVKGGELEAEVAIPAKDIGHIRVGNAVRMKLSAFPFQRHGFLDGVVRMVSPDVFLPEGQGAGEAADGGAYYACRIRLTSHALRDVGDDFRLLPGMSLDAEILVGKRRVAEYLLDPLLTGLHESLSEP; from the coding sequence ATGAAAGGCAAACCCGGAAAAATCAGCCGCGAGGCCATGGAATTCCAGCCCGACGCCGTGGCCGTGGAGGCTGGGCGGCTGCCCTGGCAGGCCCGGTTCGCGGTCTACGTGATCCTGGCCGCCCTGGCCTGCGGCGGGGCCTGGGCCTGGCTGTCCAAGGTGGACCGGGTGGTCACGGCCAGGGGCATGCTGGCCACCCTGGCCCCGGCCATCGTGGTCCAGCCCCTTGAAACCTCGATCATCCGCACCCTGGCCGTTCGGCCAGGCGACGTGGTCAAAAAGGGGCAGCTTCTGGCCACCCTGGACCCCACCTTCGCCTCCGCCGACCTGGGGCAGCTCACGGGACGCAAGCGGTTCCTCGCGGCCTGGATCGAACGGCTTTTGGCCGAGCTGGAGGACCGCCCGACCGCCGACCTGGACAAGGACGCCGCCGACCCGGACCAACGGGCCCAGATGGCGCTTTTCCTCAAGCGCAAGGAGGAGTACCGGGCCAGCGTCGACGCCAAGGACCAGGAGATCGCCTCCTATGAGGAGATGCTTACGGCCAACGTCAACGAACAGGAGCGACTCAAGGGCCAGTTCGCCCTGACGGCGGAGATCGAGTCCATGTACCGCAAGCTGTGGGAGGGGGACCAAACCAGCCGTCTCGAATACATCAACGCCCTGCGCGAAAAGCTGCGCGTGGAGGATCTGTACGCCAGCGCGGCCGAGAAAAATTCCCAGATCCGGGAGCGCCTGGCCCAGGCCAGGGCCGAGCGGCTGTCGTTCATCGGCGGCTGGCGGACCCAGACGGCCACCAAGATCGTGGAGGCCCAGCAGGAGCTGACCGAGGTGGAGCATACCCTGGCCAAGGCCGCCCGGCGTACGGAACTGGTGGAGATGACCGCCGTGTCCGACGCCGTGGTCAAGGACATGGCCCGGGTGTCCGAGGGGTCGGTGGTGCGCGAGGCCGAGACGCTGTTCACGCTGATCCCCATCGACGTCAAGGGCGGGGAACTGGAGGCCGAGGTCGCCATCCCGGCAAAGGACATCGGCCATATCCGGGTGGGCAACGCCGTGCGCATGAAGCTTTCCGCTTTCCCTTTCCAGCGCCACGGCTTTCTCGACGGCGTGGTGCGCATGGTCAGCCCGGACGTGTTTCTGCCCGAGGGCCAGGGCGCGGGCGAGGCGGCCGACGGCGGGGCGTACTACGCCTGCCGCATCCGCCTGACCTCGCATGCCCTGCGCGACGTGGGCGACGATTTCCGACTGTTGCCGGGCATGTCCCTGGACGCCGAGATCCTGGTGGGCAAGCGCCGGGTGGCGGAATACCTCCTCGATCCGCTGCTGACCGGCCTGCACGAAAGCTTAAGCGAGCCGTGA